The Sulfurospirillum halorespirans DSM 13726 genome has a window encoding:
- a CDS encoding DNA adenine methylase, which yields MNYIGSKVKLLSFIDAHISSLLKENVPPKIFCDLFAGSGSVGSYFAQKGCSILSNDLEFYSYVLNHAMLKPPELSTIAPIIDSLNALPLRKGLMYEHYCLESGSERNYFSDENAQKIDAVRQGIEAYKRDEPLYIYLLASLLHSADKVANTASIYSAYLKHLKPLACEKLHLHAFLSLLTSTHHQVFCEDANVLISTLKGDILYLDPPYNRRQYGANYHILNTIARYDAFTPKGKTGVRAYESSAYCKSGTALLALEDIIQKANFPWIVLSYNDEGIIDLSSLSTMLERYGTCASFQMPHQRFKGYRNQENKKALSEYLYILEKF from the coding sequence GTGAACTACATCGGCTCGAAAGTAAAACTTCTCTCTTTTATCGATGCACACATATCGTCTCTTTTGAAAGAAAACGTTCCGCCTAAAATTTTTTGCGATCTTTTTGCTGGGAGTGGTTCGGTCGGGAGCTATTTTGCTCAAAAAGGCTGTAGCATCCTCAGCAATGACCTTGAATTTTACAGCTATGTCCTCAACCATGCGATGCTAAAACCGCCCGAATTATCCACCATTGCTCCCATCATTGACTCCTTAAATGCACTGCCTTTACGCAAAGGGCTGATGTATGAGCACTACTGTTTGGAAAGTGGCAGCGAGCGGAACTATTTTAGCGATGAAAATGCACAAAAAATCGATGCGGTGCGCCAAGGCATTGAAGCGTATAAGCGTGATGAGCCGCTTTATATTTACCTCTTAGCCTCGCTGCTACACAGCGCTGACAAGGTTGCCAATACCGCTTCCATTTACAGTGCGTATCTCAAACATCTCAAACCTTTGGCGTGCGAAAAACTGCATCTGCACGCGTTTCTCTCGCTGTTAACGTCTACGCACCATCAGGTTTTTTGTGAAGATGCCAATGTGCTTATCTCCACGCTCAAAGGCGATATTCTCTACCTCGATCCTCCGTACAATCGTCGTCAATACGGAGCGAATTACCACATCTTAAATACGATTGCGCGGTACGATGCGTTTACGCCAAAGGGCAAAACGGGGGTGAGGGCGTATGAAAGTTCGGCGTATTGCAAAAGTGGCACAGCGCTTTTGGCACTGGAAGATATTATCCAAAAGGCCAATTTTCCATGGATCGTTCTTAGCTATAACGATGAGGGGATTATTGATCTTTCTTCGCTATCCACCATGTTGGAACGCTATGGCACGTGCGCATCGTTTCAGATGCCCCATCAACGCTTTAAAGGGTATCGCAATCAGGAAAATAAAAAAGCGTTAAGCGAATATCTTTATATTCTTGAAAAGTTTTAG
- a CDS encoding response regulator, giving the protein MHFLVVDDSSTMRRILCNTINSIGYTTTAAEDGLDALEKIKEQKFDVIMTDWNMPRMDGLHLVRALRAMEAYKTTPIIMVTTEGGKQEVIMAIKEGVTNYIVKPFTAFLLREKLKEIVS; this is encoded by the coding sequence ATGCATTTTTTAGTTGTTGACGATAGCTCAACAATGCGCAGAATTCTGTGCAATACCATCAACAGTATAGGCTACACAACCACGGCAGCCGAAGACGGGTTAGATGCACTTGAAAAAATCAAAGAACAAAAGTTTGACGTGATTATGACAGACTGGAATATGCCACGAATGGACGGCCTGCATTTGGTAAGAGCCCTTCGCGCTATGGAAGCGTATAAAACAACACCCATTATTATGGTGACAACCGAGGGTGGAAAACAAGAGGTGATTATGGCGATTAAAGAGGGTGTCACTAACTACATCGTCAAACCGTTTACCGCGTTTCTTTTAAGAGAAAAACTCAAAGAGATCGTTAGCTAA
- the atzF gene encoding allophanate hydrolase, whose protein sequence is MTIQTLRQAYQSGALTPRALVAELKAKMALHVNNPIWIYTLNDAELEPHLKRLEGAKIEELPLYGIPFAIKDNIDLAGIPTTAACPDFAYVPERSAYVVERLIEAGAIPMGKTNLDQFATGLVGTRSPYGICQNSINPEYISGGSSAGSAVSVALELVTFSLGTDTAGSGRVPAAFNNLIGVKPTKGVFSTSGVVPACRSLDCVSLFTKTCADAQTLFAIMASFDSEDVYARMIPTQTKTLEKPLRIGIPRKSDLQFFGDAEAQTLFEAAVARFIKVGAVVEEIDFTPFLKAANLLYSGPWVAERYVATKALLQKSPESFLEVTRTIIAQGEHKSASDYFEAEYALKAYRREAEQCLKWVDFMLTPTTGTIYTIDEVENNPIELNTNLGYYTNFMNLLDLSALALPAGERGNGLPFGITIFADAFEDTKLLSMGEIYMKELPCQK, encoded by the coding sequence ATGACCATTCAAACCTTGCGCCAAGCGTACCAAAGTGGAGCACTCACACCGCGCGCTCTTGTGGCAGAACTCAAAGCTAAAATGGCTTTACATGTAAACAATCCGATTTGGATTTATACCCTGAATGATGCGGAGCTAGAGCCTCATTTGAAGCGACTTGAGGGTGCTAAAATCGAAGAGTTACCGCTTTATGGCATTCCCTTTGCGATTAAAGACAACATTGATTTAGCAGGCATTCCCACCACCGCAGCATGTCCTGATTTTGCTTACGTGCCAGAGCGCTCAGCGTATGTGGTGGAGCGTTTGATCGAAGCGGGAGCCATTCCCATGGGCAAGACCAATCTCGATCAGTTTGCCACAGGGCTTGTGGGAACGCGTTCCCCTTATGGCATCTGTCAAAACAGCATTAATCCTGAGTACATCTCAGGAGGTTCGAGTGCAGGCAGTGCGGTGAGTGTTGCTTTGGAGCTTGTCACCTTTTCCCTCGGAACGGATACAGCAGGTTCCGGCAGAGTTCCTGCGGCGTTTAACAATCTCATTGGCGTGAAGCCGACCAAAGGGGTTTTTAGCACTTCTGGTGTTGTTCCCGCGTGCCGTAGTTTGGATTGTGTCTCGCTCTTCACCAAGACATGCGCGGATGCTCAAACACTTTTTGCCATTATGGCATCATTTGATAGCGAAGATGTCTATGCAAGGATGATTCCCACACAGACCAAAACGCTAGAAAAACCTCTTAGAATTGGGATTCCACGAAAAAGTGATCTTCAATTTTTTGGCGATGCTGAGGCTCAAACGCTTTTTGAAGCGGCCGTAGCGCGTTTTATTAAAGTGGGAGCAGTGGTCGAAGAGATAGATTTCACACCTTTTTTAAAGGCTGCCAATTTGCTTTACAGCGGCCCATGGGTGGCGGAGCGTTACGTGGCAACGAAGGCACTTTTACAAAAATCACCCGAGAGTTTTTTAGAGGTGACACGCACCATCATCGCCCAAGGGGAGCATAAAAGTGCCAGTGACTATTTTGAAGCGGAGTATGCCTTAAAAGCGTACAGGCGCGAAGCAGAGCAGTGCTTAAAATGGGTGGATTTTATGCTGACACCCACAACAGGAACGATCTATACCATCGATGAGGTCGAAAATAATCCGATTGAACTCAATACCAATCTAGGCTACTACACCAATTTTATGAACCTGCTTGATCTTTCCGCCCTTGCACTGCCAGCAGGTGAGCGAGGCAATGGACTTCCCTTTGGCATAACGATCTTTGCCGATGCGTTTGAAGACACTAAGCTCCTTTCAATGGGAGAAATTTACATGAAGGAGTTACCATGTCAAAAATGA